CCAGATACCCGCACTGACCATGTCCGGCTACTACCCGCCCGCTGCCCTACGAAAGGAAATTCACCTCATGCAGACTCTCGCCGACGCCGTCGCCTTCACCGGCGTCACCGTCCACGACTGGCTCGACCACACCGCCGAGATCCCGCGCGTGTCCCGTGCCGCCGCGCAGGGCGATGTGCTGATCCTGCGTGTCACGCTCGCCCCGGCCCGCACCGTGATGCCCTCTCGTGTCGTGGTCGTGGCATCGGAGGCCAGCAGCCACACCCACACCCTGCATCCGTCCGGCCCCTGCTTCTACACCCCCCACACCCCGGCCGGGGCCGGGGATGTGCTGCTCGGACTGCTCACTGTGCCGGAGGGCAGCACGGCGGTGCTGATCCATCAGGAGCACGGCGGACTGGAGATCCTGCCCGGCACGTATCAGGTGCGGCGTCAGCGGGAGCTGGCCGACGAGTGGCGGATGGTGGCTGACTGATGCGCATCGATCAGCTGACCGACGAGCAGGCCGCAATGCTGCCTGTGATCCGCGACGAGTGGATTCGGGCAGGGTTGTCTACCGAGCCTGCCGACCGCGCTGCTGCTGAGGCCGGGGTCCGCAAAGCGTACGCGGCGGCCGGTCTGGAGCCGCCCCGGCTGGTGATCTGGCTCGACTCCCCCCTTGCCGGTGCGATCGGCCAGGCCATCGTCCGCACCCCCCCGCGCACCTCGGCCCGCGTGCAGGCCCAGGTGCGGGCCCAGGTGCAGGCCCAGGTGTGGGCCCAGGTGTGGGCCCAGGTGGGGGACCAGGTGTGGGCCCAGGTGGGGGACCAGGTGTGGGCCCAGGTGGGGGACCAGGTGGGGGACCAGGTGTGGGCCCAGGTGGGGGACCAGGTGTGGGCCCAGGTGGGGGACCAGGTGTGGGCCCAGGTGGAGGACCAGGTGGGGGACCAGGTGTGGGCCCAGGTGGGGGACCAGGTGTGGGCCCAGGTGGGGGACCAGGTGCGGGCCCAGGTGGGGGACCAGGTGCGGGCCCAGGTGGGGGACCAGGTGCGGGCCCAGGTGGGGGACCAGGTGCGGGCCCAGGTGGGGGACCAGGTGTGGGCCCAGGTGGAGGACCAGGTGTGGGCCCAGGTGGAGGACCAGGTGGGGGACCAGGTGTGGGCCCAGGTGGGGGACCAGGTGTGGGCCCAGGTGGAGGACTGGTGCACCGGCGCGCTCGGCCGATGGGAATGCGGCTGGCTGTCCTTCTACGCCGCGCTCGGCCGGCTCGGGATCGACGTCTCACGCCTGGACGGACTGGTCGAGATCGAGCGCTCGGCAGGCTGGTGGTGGCCGATGCGCGATGCGGTCGTCCTCACCGACCGCCCGTCCGTCATCAGCCGGGACAAAGACGGACGCCTGCACAGCGCGGCCGGACCGGCCGTGCTGTACCGGGACGGATTCGCCGTGCACGCCTGGCACGGCACCCGCGTGCCCGCCGACCTGATCGAGACCGGATGGGACACCGCGCGGATCCTGCGTGAGCCCAATGCCGAGGTGCGCAGGTGCGCGATCGAGCGCATGGGCTGGGATGTCTTCATCGCCTCATCCGGCATGAGGCAAGTAGGCGACGCCGTACCCGATCCGGGCAATGCCCCGCACACGCTCGCACTCTACGACCTGCCTGACACCCTCTCCGACATGTTCGAGGAGCCCGCCCGGATCCTGCTGTGCACCAACGGGTCACCTGAGCGTGACGGCACCCGCCACCGGTTCGGGCTGGTCGTGCCCGGCCACCACACCGATCCCGTCGCCGCAGCCGCCGACCTCTACGACATCCCCGTGCAGGCGTACAGGCAGCTGGAGGTACGCCGATGAAGATCCGTCAGCTGACCGCCGAGGGACGCCGCCTCTACGCCCGCCTCTACGCCGCGGTCCTCGACAGCGGTGAACGTCGCGTTGTCCTGTCCTCGGAGGGGGACGCCGCACCCACCACCGACCTGCTGGTGTGGGCTGGCAACAACTTTCCTGTGCTGCTCGACGCTCTCGATGAGGCCGAGGAAGCCCGCGCCCGCGCGGCCGAGCTGGAGGCGGCGCTGTCTGAGGCGAACGCTGCACGGATCCGGCACCTCGACGTCAACGGACAGCTGCGCGCCCGCGTCGCCGAGCTGGAGGCACAGCGGGAGCCGATCGGCTACCTGATCGTCACCGAGGCCGAGGGCCGCCGGTTCGTCCACGGCGATCACCGCCAGCTGATGACCTGCGCCGAGGCGATCGAATCTGTGGGCAGGTCGGATCTTCCGCGCGGCATGCGTCACCTGCTGTGCACAGTGCAGGAGGCCGACTGATGAGCGCGCAGATCCGCGACCTGACCACCGACCTCCGCCAGCTCCTGGCCGCGGCCACCCCGGGCCCGTTCACCGTGGCCTCCGACACCGGCGTCTTCGCGAACATGCAGTCCCTGCACCGCCTCGCTCCCGGCAAGGACGGGTGGCGCGAGCGGGTCGCGTCGAACATGCGGTCCGCCGACGCGGCCCTGATCGGTGGGGTGCTCAACGCCTTGCCTGTGCTGCTCGACGCTCTCGATGAGGCCGAGGAGGCCAGCGCCCGCGCGGCCGAGCTGGAGACGCAGCAGCCCCGCACCATTCAGCACCGCCTGGGCGTCGTCGACGCCCTCCCGCCCGGGTCCCAGATCGTCGACGACGACGGCGTGCCCGCCTTGAAGGTCGCGGACTTCGACCCCGGCGTCACCGACGGCGACGGCTACCACTCCGAGTGGATCACCGCCACCGGGATGGTGGGCACCTACGACCTCGCCATGCCGGTGCGGGTCCTGCACATCCCCACCGCGGAGGCCCGCGATGGCGAGCCCGCGATGGCGAGTGACCGCGACACCCCAGCCGCCCTGCCCCGAGTGCTCCACCGCGCCATCGATCAATCGCTGGCTGATCTCTTCACCGACTGGGACCTCAGCCAGGGCCTACCCGCCCCGGTCACAGTGGCCGTCCACATCGAGCGGGACTTGCGCGCCGCTGGCTGGCGTCCACCCGCCCGCGAGATCACCGACCCCGAAGAGTTGGACGCGCTGCCGGTCGGCTCGATCGTCCGCGAGATCGGCGTCGACGCGGGACGCTCCCTGGCGTGGTACAAGTGTGTCAACTCCAGGGCGCGAGCGCCGTTCTGCTGGGAGGAGTTCGGCACCCCGCTCCGCAGCCAGTCGAGTGAGATCAGCCTCCCCGTCATCGTCCTGTGGACGCCCGAGCAGGAGGGCGGGCGATGAGGTGCGCTGCCGAGCTGTGCCACCACTGGACCGGCGAGGGCTGCGCCTGCGAGGTCTTCGACCTCGCCCCCGCGGTCGTGTGCGAGCGGTGCACCGGCACCCGAGACGCGGACGGCACGTGCCCGAACTGCGACACCGACACCGAGGCGGTGGCCGACAGATGAGCGCGCAGATCCGCGACCTGACCACCGACCTCCGCCAGCTCCTGGCCGCGGCCACCCCGGGCCCGTTCACCGTGGCCTCCGACACCGGCGTCTTCGCGAACATGCAGTCCCTGCACCGCCTCACCCCCGGCAAGGACGGGTGGCGGGAGCGGGTCGCGTCGAACATGCGGTCCGCCGACGCGGCCCTGATCGCCGGGGTGCTCAACCACCTGCCGGTGCTGCTCGACGCGCTCGATGAGGCCGAGGCAGCCAGCGCCCGAACAGCAGCACTGGAGGCGGTCATCGACCGCGCACGCACCGCCTTGTCCGGCCACCCACGCTGTGAGGTTCATCCCGCCGACGACCTGGTGTCGTGCGGGTGGAAACGCGCTGTCGCTGACGTGCAGCGCGCACTTGTCACCGACATCGAGGAGACCGAATGACCGCCCCAAAGATCACCGTGTACGGCAAGCCCGCGTGCCCCGGCTGCGCGATGACCACGAAGCGGCTCGACGCCCTGGGTGTCCCCTACACCTACCGGGACATCACCACCGACCCTGCCGCCTACGACACGGTGCGGATGCTCGGCTACCAGGCCGTCCCCGTCGTCGTCGCCGGAGACATCCACTTCGGCGGCGGGTTCCGCAACAACGAGTTGAAGCAACTCGCCTCAACCTTCCACACCGCGCCCGACATCACGGCGTTGGAGCGGGCAGCTGAGAAGTATCTGATGGGGGAGGACGCGGCGTGAACGGTAGCCCGAAGCGCATCCAGCGGAAGCGCACGAAGGGCTGGAAGATGCCGGAGGGCGCCCGTCTACGTCGGGCGGGGCACGAAATGGGGCAACCCATTCGTCGTCGGACAAACTCAAATCCGTGTCCCCGGCGTCGCCGCTGACTGGGAGTACGAAGGCCGCCTGCACAAGACAACGGGGCAGCGAACCTTCTTCTGCACCGGCACGGACGACGCCGAGATGCCTCGACCTGGAGAACCTCGGCCGCGGCGAACCGCTCGCCCATGTCCGCGCCGAGTTGGGTGGGCGTGACCTGGCCTGCTGGTGCCCGCTAGAGGACGAGCACGGCAACCGAATCCCCTGCCACGCGGACGTGCTGCTGGAGATCGCCCACGCCGGGTCGCTCGTTCTGTAAGCGGATGTCGATATTGGTTGACTGATAGCTGGCGCGCGGTAGCATCTCGAACATGCGTTCGAGACCAGAGACGGGGCATGTAGAAGGGTGGGAACCGGCCGTCACCAACGACCTCTGGGGCCACCGCGAACGCCCCAAACTCGTATGGGTACGCCTCGACGCCATCATGGTCCGCAACCCCGGCCTACCCATCCGCAACAACACCGCCGGCATCGACATGTCCGGCGAAGTCCCCGGACTCCTCCACGGCTGGATCCCCACCGCCAAAGGCGACTGGATGGGTCTGGTCAACTTCGACGTCCACTACGCCGACGGCCGCCCGCTGCGACTTCGGCAACAACTCGTCCCCTCGTACGCGCTCCGTGAGCGTGTCGAGCCAGAATCAAAGTGAAGCGCCCGACCCTGATAGCCGCAGGGTCGGGCGCTTCACCTTGTTTTGACCGGTCAGTCCTGACCGTCGTCCGCGGCGTTCGCGGGCTCGTTCCAGTTGTCGTTCGCCGACCCGTCAGGGCCGGGACCAAGCACCTCTACCACTCGTTCACCCCCCTTCCCGATCGCGTCGACCGCCAACCACCTGCAACGGATGCCGAAGCCGCTCATAAATCCGATCCGGCAGCGAACCGTCCGGGCTCTCTTCATCGATCCACCCGTACTCGTCGACCACACCCCACGAACCATCCGCGAGCTGAATCGAGACCCCCGGCTCCTCGCTCACGACCGGACCCGCCCCGAATCCGGCACCAACAGCCCCTCCTCCACGAGGAGGCGATGCGCGGCCGTCTTTGCCCGGCACTCACCCACCACGCAATCCAGGTGCACCTGCATCGCATGATGAGCAGCAGCAACACTCGTCGCCGCCCACAAGCCGTTACCGCAAGCGATCCTGTCCAAAAGCGCGGCGTCCCAACTCATGACGCAACTCCCGTCTGTATCGGCGGCACATCCAACACGGCACGGCCACGTCGGGTCTCAGCCCAGCCCCGGCCGCGGCGAGTGACCTGCCACGCCCGCGGCACCTCCGCCGGTGCGGCAGCCGTCAACCCTCGGCAGGTCAACGCCTGCACCGACCTCCGCACCGTCGATACGCTCAACCGCGTCTTCTCGGCAATCTCCCGCACACTCAATGGACCGACCGAGTGCAGGACCGCCATGACGCGCGCCTCGTTGATGTGCACGCCCACCACCTGGATTCACGTGTAGAGAACAAAGAAAGAGGGACGCCCGAGGCTGTGGAACAGCGAAAGCCGGCCCTCCACAGTGGATGCCTGACCTGCTGACCTCGGGCGCCCCACCTGCGAGGTTAGGGAGCGCGTGCACCAGCACACCAGGATCTTGCAAAAACTTGCACCACTTCGAGACAATCTAGCAAGAACTTGCGACAACCCTGGTGATGGAATAACACGGTCCGCAAACCCACCCCCACCCCTCCAGGAGAACAAACATGCTCCTCACCTTCCTCGGCAAAGGCGGCTCCTCCGACCGCGACTGCCCACCCTCTACGCCACCGACCGCGGCACCTACCTCGTCCAAGGCTGGATCACCGACACTGCCGGTGTCGTCGAAATCCCCCACCTCCCTCCCCCGGGTTCGCCGAACACGACACCTACATTGGTGCGACCATGACCGACACCGGGCGCGGTACTTTCACGCTGTCCGGCCGACCGATCACCGACGCTGAGACACTGGGACAGCTGACG
This sequence is a window from Nocardia farcinica. Protein-coding genes within it:
- a CDS encoding DUF4326 domain-containing protein gives rise to the protein MGGRDLACWCPLEDEHGNRIPCHADVLLEIAHAGSLVL
- a CDS encoding helix-turn-helix domain-containing protein; this encodes MAVLHSVGPLSVREIAEKTRLSVSTVRRSVQALTCRGLTAAAPAEVPRAWQVTRRGRGWAETRRGRAVLDVPPIQTGVAS
- a CDS encoding glutaredoxin family protein, with the protein product MTAPKITVYGKPACPGCAMTTKRLDALGVPYTYRDITTDPAAYDTVRMLGYQAVPVVVAGDIHFGGGFRNNELKQLASTFHTAPDITALERAAEKYLMGEDAA
- a CDS encoding DUF6745 domain-containing protein, with amino-acid sequence MRIDQLTDEQAAMLPVIRDEWIRAGLSTEPADRAAAEAGVRKAYAAAGLEPPRLVIWLDSPLAGAIGQAIVRTPPRTSARVQAQVRAQVQAQVWAQVWAQVGDQVWAQVGDQVWAQVGDQVGDQVWAQVGDQVWAQVGDQVWAQVEDQVGDQVWAQVGDQVWAQVGDQVRAQVGDQVRAQVGDQVRAQVGDQVRAQVGDQVWAQVEDQVWAQVEDQVGDQVWAQVGDQVWAQVEDWCTGALGRWECGWLSFYAALGRLGIDVSRLDGLVEIERSAGWWWPMRDAVVLTDRPSVISRDKDGRLHSAAGPAVLYRDGFAVHAWHGTRVPADLIETGWDTARILREPNAEVRRCAIERMGWDVFIASSGMRQVGDAVPDPGNAPHTLALYDLPDTLSDMFEEPARILLCTNGSPERDGTRHRFGLVVPGHHTDPVAAAADLYDIPVQAYRQLEVRR